GGGACATGTGGCTGCAGCCCCGCGTTGGCGAACAGGGGCTCGATCAGGCAGGCGCAGCCCGCCTCGGACATGATGAACGGCCCTTCGCACAGCTGCGCCAGGGTGATGGCCGTTTCGCTGGCCAGCGGGTGGCTGCGCGGCACCAGCGCCATCATTTGGTCTTCCACCAGCGGCGCCGTATCGAAACGCTCGTCGGGCAGCACGACGAAGCCCACGTCGACCCTGCGTTCGCGTATCCACTGCACCACTTCATGGTCGGCCCCTTCGTCGATGCGCAGGGCGATGCCCGGATAGCGCAGGCGGAATTGCGCCGTGATGGCCGGTAGCAGATTCAACGACGAGGTGGGACCGAAGGAGCCGATGCGCAGGCTGCCCTGGCGCTGGCCCAGCACGTCGGCCGCTTCCTGTCGCATCGCTTCCGACAAACCGAGGATTTCGCGCGCGCGCACGAGCAGCTGGCGGCCCACGTCCGTCAGCTCCGCCGACGCCTGGTGGCGCACGATGAGGTCCACGCCCATTTCCTTTTCCAGCGCTTTTAACGCATGCGAGACGGCCGACTGGCTGATGCCCAGTTGCGCGGCGGCGGCGGAAAAACCGTGCAGTTCGGCCACCAGGGTAAAGATTTCCAGTTGCGTGAAGGTCATGCTGTGGTTTTCCTGTTGTATGAGTATTTGCTCATTATTTCATGAGTTGATATTAGTATTAATATATAAGTGTACAGCATGTACGCCACCCGCCGCGCAAGCGGCTTTACAGGAACTCCCATGTCTTCTTCCGCCGTACCTTCAGCCGCCTTGCCTGCCGCGCAATCGCCGCTCGTCTATCTGAAACTGATCTGCGTCGCCCTGTTCTGGGGCGGCACCTTCATCGCGGGCCGCGTGCTGGCGCAGCAGATGCCGCCCATGACGGCCGCCAGCGGGCGCTTCGGCGTGGCCGTGCTGCTGCTCGTCGTGCTGGCATGGAAACTGGAAGGGGGCTTGCCGCGCTTGGACCGCAAGCAGCTGATGACGACGGCGGCGCTGGGCCTGACGGGCATCTTTTTATACAATCTGTGCTTCCTGGCGGCCCTGTCGCGCATGCCGGCGGGGCGCACTGCCCTGTTCGTAGCCTTGAATCCCATCGTCACGGCGCTGGCCTCGGCCATGCTGTTCCGCGAGCGGCTCGGATCGTTCAAATGGTTGGGCATCATGCTGGCATTCTGCGGCACGGCCATCGTCATCACGCGCGGCGACCTGGCCGGCGTGCTGCACGGCACGGGCGGCGGCATCGGCGCCGGCGAAATCTTCATGTTCTGCGGCATTTCCAGCTGGGCCGCCTATACGCTGATCGGCCGGGTCGCGCTGAAGGGCTTGTCGCCCATCGCCGCCACCACGTATGCGGCGATGTGGGGCCTGGCTTTTCTGCTGGTGGGGGCGGCCGTCGAATTCCCCACCGTGCCGTGGCACAGCTTCGGCTGGCAAGTGTGGGCCGCCATCGGCTATCTGGGCGTGTTCGGCACGGTGATCGGCTTTGTCTGGTATTACGAGGGCGTCAAGGCGCTGGGTCCGTCGCGCACGGCCGTGTTCAACAACCTCGTGCCCGTGTTCGGCATCGTGCTGGCGGCGGCGCTGCTGGGCGAGCCGGTGCTCGCCTCGATGCTGCTGGGCGGTGCGGTGACGATTGCCGGCGTGGTGATGACCAACCGCCAGGGAAAATAGTTATGGGGTCAGACCCGTCGGGTCTGACCCCGGCATTCAGCCGTGCTTAGCGGGCGCGGCGGCGCTTCGATGGCTTGGCCGGCGCCTTCTTGTGCCGGCTGACGGAAGCGCGCATCACCTTCGGCTCTTCGATGCCGTTCTCGGCCGCCAGCATGCGGCGGATGTTGACGGCGTCCATGGCGCGCACGGAATTGGCGCGCGCGTTGAGCAGGATCATGGTGGCGAACTTGCCGGCCGACTTGATGCGCATGATCAGGCAGCGGCCCGCTTCATTCGTGTAGCCCGTCTTCGACAGACCGATATCCCAGCCCTTGGCGCCCACCAGGCGGTTCGTGTTGTGGTATTCCACGTCGCGGCCCTTGATCTGAATGACGTCCTTCGAATCGGTGGTGATGCGGCTGATTTCCGGGTAGCGCGAGGCGGCCACGGCCATCTTGACGAGGTCGGCCGCCGTCGACTGGTTATTCGGCGACAAGCCCGTCGGTTCTTCGATCACGGTCTGGCGCATGCCCAGGGCCTTGATCTTGGCGTTGACGGCCACGGCAAACGCCGTCGGGCCGCCGGGGAAGGTGCGCGCCAGCGAGGCGGCGGCGCGGTTGTCGGACGACATCAGCGCCAGTTGCAGCACGTCGTGGCGGCTCAGGGTGGCGCCCACGGGCACGCGCGAAGTGCTGTGTTTCAAGGTGTCGACGTCTTCGCGGTCGATGCTGATCTCTTCCTGCATATTCGCCTTGGAGTCGAGCACGACCATGGCTGTCATGAGTTTGGTCAGCGAGGCGATCGGCACCACCACGTTGGAATTTTTTTCAAGCAAGACTTTGCCTGTGCCGTCTTCGACCACCAGGATCGACTGGGAACCGAAGGGCACGGCGATGGCCGCTGTCGAAAGCGTCATCAGCACCGCGGCGAACATTTTTTTGAGCATGGGATTGTATGTGGGAAAGCAGTTTTGGGGCGCCATCGTGGGCGCTGCGCGCAAATCCGGAACAGGGCCGCGCGGGGACGCGGCGTGTATCTCGGAGGCAATATTTGCCAAGCTTAAACAATACCATTAAAGATCAAGCGATGTCTACGGTACAAGCCCGCGACAGGCGGCTTTGCGGGCAATTTGGCAAATAAATGGGGCTATTCTTGCCGTAGTGAAAATTGTTCCGCACTTATTGATTTCATCTTGGAAACTTCGTATGAATTAAGCAATATTGGCAGTCTGATCCGAAGGCGCCGTGCGCTTCGCCGTTGATGCCTGTTCCTTCGCGCTTCGTTGCACCGCGCTAGGCCCCGCAAGCGGGGCGCCGTAGGCATGCGTTCACGCTCGCAGCGCGGACTGCGGAGAACGCATCGTGCTAAAAAATATATGGACTGGTGCCGCAGCATCGACCTCGGGGCGCATGCAGGTGCCGGTGCGCGAACTGGCCCAGCGCGGCGTGAGCTTTCGCGTCTGCAATAACACCTTGCAAGGACGCAATATCGACCGCCAGCGCGTGCTGCCCGAAGCCGTCATCGTGCCCTCGGGCGTGACCGAGCTGAGCCGCTTGCAGTGGCAGGAAGGCCATGCGTATATCCAGCCCTGACGCCCGCGCCGCTGCCGGATGGCAAGGGCGCGGCGTGAAAGGGGGCAACGCTTACTGGATCTTGGCGATCGACACTTCCGTCGATTTGACCAGCGCGATGACTTCGCTGCCCACTTTCAGGTCCAGGTCCTTGATCGAGCGCGAGGTGATCACCGAGGTGACGATGCCGTGCGGCGTTTCCACATCCACTTCGGATACCACGGGGCCAAAGATGATTTCCTTGATCTTGCCGCGAAACTGGTTGCGTACATTCACTTCCGAGATAGCCATGCTGTTTCCTTTATGCCCGTAATACGCCGTGCGGCGCGACATGGCCAGAGTACGGCGCGCGCACGCTTTTGACCACGAATCGATGCGCATATCGATATGCGCAAACAGCTGCGGACATGAAAAAACCGGGACATGTCCCGGTTTCTCGTTGATGCAGATCAGATTACTTCTGATAAATCTTGTCGAACTCGCCGCCATCGTCAAAGTGTTTCTTTTGTGCCTGTTTCCAGCCGCCAAACACCTCATCGATGGTGAACAGGGTGATCGGCTTGAAGCTGGCCGCGTATTTCTTCGCTACCGCGGCCGAACGGGGGCGCAGGTAGTGCTTGGCGACCAGTTCCTGGCCCGGCTCCGAGTACAGGTATTGCAGGTAGGCCGTGGCTTCCTTGCGGATGCCGCGGCGGTCGACGACCTTGTCGACGACGGCCACGGGCGACTCGGCCAGGATGGAGATGCTTGGATACACCACTTCGAAGTTGTCGCCGAATTCGGCGCGCACCAGTTGCACTTCGTTTTCGAACGTCACCAGCACGTCGCCGATTTCGCGCTGCGTGAAGGTGGTGGTGGCGCCGCGGCCGCCGCCGTCGAGCACGGGCACGTTCTTGAACAGCTTGGTCACCAGGTCGCGCGCCTGCGCTTCGCTGCCGCCTTTTTTCACGGCATAGCCCCAGGCTGCCAGGTAGGTGTAGCGGCCGTTGCCCGAGGTTTTCGGGTTCGGCACGATGACCTTGATGCCGGGCTTGGCCAGATCGTCCCAATCCTTGATGTGTTTCGGGTTGCCTTTGCGCACCAGATATACCATGGTGGAATAGAACGGCGCCGCATTGTTCGGGAATTTCTTGGCCCAGTCGGCCACCACGAGGCCGCGGTCGACGAGGATATCGATGTCATTGGCCTGGTTCATGGTCACGACGGACGCTTCCAGGCCGTCGGCGACGGAGCGCGCCTGCTTGCTCGAACCGCCGTGGGATTGCTTGATGGTGATGGTTTCGCCCGTTTTGGCTTTCCAATCCGCAATAAATGCGGGATTCACATCCTTGAACAATTCGCGCATCACGTCGTACGAGGCGTTCAGCAAGACCACGGGTTCGGCGGCGGACACGCTCATGGGCAGGCTCATGGCGGCAGCGGAAGCGGCCAGGGCGCTGGCCAGGAACCAGCGGCGCGAGCGTTGGGTGAGTGTCGCTGCGGCAGTCGATACGGCGTTGGAATGGGTCATGTTGAACTCTTGTTGTGAGAATAGAAAGACATAGTCTAAAATTCCGGCCGGAAAAGAAACGAATTTTTCGTAATATGCTTAGATACGATTCCCTTTGCGCTAAAAAACAGATATCGATTTTTGGAAACATTCGTGGGCAAGGCGCGCATCAGCACTTAGTCTGCAGGCATGGTGCCATAGGCAAAACCAGCGCGTGGCGTGCGGCAAAAAACCCGATTGCGCCGCTTGGTGTATAGTCGAATCGCACGATACAGGGGTAAAACCGTCTGCATCGGCAACTGGAATATTTTGTGAGCGTACATGAGTCTTGAAATTCGTATTGCAACATCGACCGACGCTTTCGAGGCGTGCAACGTATTACGACGCTCCATCGTCGAATGCTGCAGCCTCGATCATCGGGACGATCCGGCCATTCTGGAAGCCTGGCTGGGCAATAAAACACCGCAGATGGTGGCGTGCTGGTTTGCGTCGCCCACCAATTTCT
This window of the Janthinobacterium agaricidamnosum genome carries:
- a CDS encoding serine hydrolase, giving the protein MLKKMFAAVLMTLSTAAIAVPFGSQSILVVEDGTGKVLLEKNSNVVVPIASLTKLMTAMVVLDSKANMQEEISIDREDVDTLKHSTSRVPVGATLSRHDVLQLALMSSDNRAAASLARTFPGGPTAFAVAVNAKIKALGMRQTVIEEPTGLSPNNQSTAADLVKMAVAASRYPEISRITTDSKDVIQIKGRDVEYHNTNRLVGAKGWDIGLSKTGYTNEAGRCLIMRIKSAGKFATMILLNARANSVRAMDAVNIRRMLAAENGIEEPKVMRASVSRHKKAPAKPSKRRRAR
- a CDS encoding LysR family transcriptional regulator; the encoded protein is MTFTQLEIFTLVAELHGFSAAAAQLGISQSAVSHALKALEKEMGVDLIVRHQASAELTDVGRQLLVRAREILGLSEAMRQEAADVLGQRQGSLRIGSFGPTSSLNLLPAITAQFRLRYPGIALRIDEGADHEVVQWIRERRVDVGFVVLPDERFDTAPLVEDQMMALVPRSHPLASETAITLAQLCEGPFIMSEAGCACLIEPLFANAGLQPHVPYRISQVITILDMVSRGDGVSIVAELALPQRLREQYPELVALPLNPPVSRKVGLAVRDRRQNTPATNAFFEVAKQMAPTLAPRRT
- a CDS encoding sulfate ABC transporter substrate-binding protein — translated: MTHSNAVSTAAATLTQRSRRWFLASALAASAAAMSLPMSVSAAEPVVLLNASYDVMRELFKDVNPAFIADWKAKTGETITIKQSHGGSSKQARSVADGLEASVVTMNQANDIDILVDRGLVVADWAKKFPNNAAPFYSTMVYLVRKGNPKHIKDWDDLAKPGIKVIVPNPKTSGNGRYTYLAAWGYAVKKGGSEAQARDLVTKLFKNVPVLDGGGRGATTTFTQREIGDVLVTFENEVQLVRAEFGDNFEVVYPSISILAESPVAVVDKVVDRRGIRKEATAYLQYLYSEPGQELVAKHYLRPRSAAVAKKYAASFKPITLFTIDEVFGGWKQAQKKHFDDGGEFDKIYQK
- a CDS encoding DsrE family protein encodes the protein MLKNIWTGAAASTSGRMQVPVRELAQRGVSFRVCNNTLQGRNIDRQRVLPEAVIVPSGVTELSRLQWQEGHAYIQP
- a CDS encoding DMT family transporter — protein: MSSSAVPSAALPAAQSPLVYLKLICVALFWGGTFIAGRVLAQQMPPMTAASGRFGVAVLLLVVLAWKLEGGLPRLDRKQLMTTAALGLTGIFLYNLCFLAALSRMPAGRTALFVALNPIVTALASAMLFRERLGSFKWLGIMLAFCGTAIVITRGDLAGVLHGTGGGIGAGEIFMFCGISSWAAYTLIGRVALKGLSPIAATTYAAMWGLAFLLVGAAVEFPTVPWHSFGWQVWAAIGYLGVFGTVIGFVWYYEGVKALGPSRTAVFNNLVPVFGIVLAAALLGEPVLASMLLGGAVTIAGVVMTNRQGK
- a CDS encoding TOBE domain-containing protein, whose translation is MAISEVNVRNQFRGKIKEIIFGPVVSEVDVETPHGIVTSVITSRSIKDLDLKVGSEVIALVKSTEVSIAKIQ